The following proteins come from a genomic window of Actinomarinicola tropica:
- a CDS encoding FtsX-like permease family protein — protein sequence MSAANVALRLARREVIRRPWRSLVVMLLVIVPVVALTGFAVMVRTMDRTPADAFEARWGSADIVVREAALAPSDPIAQLTADGTVTTVRSGTVRAMTTDDQREWIEVTDHVPFGPDWSMVMDDLDGRVPNGPDEVLISTELARELDLAVADRLALERPVDAEATVVGTARWRDDLDRLAVMVDAGAEGTLVDLVAELPERYVATATVIDLPASFEPQPELLAALEARWTENRFTDAGADDERAQLAIVWSWVGGTVAFVIVGVVITAAFAVTARRQLRLIGQLMGNGASDATLRWTLALQGSVVGLLGGIAGIGLALLALEVGQPVVERIVDRRIPSYDVRPGDLVPVLVLATLAATVAALIPARVAIRTSVLQALAGRRPVGPYPRRVVVWGATACVGGLALLAVATAGAVRDGRAGGDATWLFVLTGIAGALGVILGTCAMAPALIARLEPLAGRLTGTSRLAARSVARQRTRTGAVVAAVACVSAGAVAASTVWFTAVQEEASNFWSLPEELVSVTSYDSRTGRDLGRPTAESIAELLAVLPDAEVVPTRAARVPSDVGAQTSATDDGATRMVSGPLLVADAATLEALDLDPAVHDALRERGAVIGEWMDAFVEPMGTLPVVPGDPVLVDDQGRPTGLRLDAAVVDVRLLPQDLITEELATELGLSIEPAGTYLRSPAPLTQAQRDALRDIQEDGWIVQGGPVVSLSFDDPPWTPSTALVTTAILAVATAVALGVVGLGLALSAAETKDERDVLAVIGARPSTLRRLAATKALVLAATGTVIGVPLGFVPTWVVSAAADAGSYDPTTVVFPWIQVLLLVVAVPLVATAATHLASAVSLRARPVQASTMAFD from the coding sequence GTGAGCGCCGCCAACGTCGCGCTCCGGCTCGCCCGCCGGGAGGTCATCCGCCGGCCGTGGCGGAGCCTCGTGGTCATGCTCCTCGTCATCGTCCCGGTCGTGGCGCTGACCGGCTTCGCCGTCATGGTCCGGACGATGGACCGCACGCCGGCCGACGCCTTCGAGGCCCGATGGGGTTCCGCCGACATCGTGGTGCGCGAGGCAGCGCTCGCGCCCAGCGACCCCATCGCACAGCTCACCGCCGACGGCACGGTCACCACCGTCCGCAGCGGCACCGTCCGTGCCATGACCACCGACGACCAGCGCGAGTGGATCGAGGTCACCGACCACGTGCCGTTCGGACCCGACTGGTCGATGGTGATGGACGACCTCGACGGTCGGGTGCCGAACGGTCCCGACGAGGTGTTGATCTCGACCGAGCTCGCCCGAGAGCTCGACCTCGCGGTCGCCGACAGGCTCGCCCTGGAACGACCGGTCGACGCCGAGGCCACCGTCGTCGGTACCGCCCGCTGGCGCGACGACCTCGACCGCCTGGCCGTCATGGTCGACGCCGGCGCCGAGGGGACGCTCGTCGACCTGGTGGCCGAGCTGCCGGAGCGGTACGTCGCGACCGCCACGGTCATCGACCTTCCGGCGTCCTTCGAGCCCCAGCCCGAGCTGCTCGCCGCCCTCGAGGCCCGCTGGACGGAGAACCGCTTCACGGACGCCGGGGCGGACGACGAGCGTGCCCAGCTGGCGATCGTGTGGTCGTGGGTCGGGGGCACCGTGGCCTTCGTCATCGTCGGCGTCGTCATCACCGCCGCGTTCGCGGTGACCGCCCGCCGCCAGCTCCGGCTCATCGGCCAGCTGATGGGCAACGGCGCGAGCGACGCCACGCTGCGCTGGACCTTGGCCCTGCAGGGGTCGGTGGTCGGCCTCCTCGGCGGGATCGCCGGCATCGGCCTCGCCCTCCTCGCCCTCGAGGTCGGCCAGCCCGTCGTCGAACGGATCGTCGACCGCCGCATCCCCTCCTACGACGTGCGGCCCGGCGACCTCGTCCCGGTCCTCGTGCTGGCGACCCTGGCGGCGACGGTGGCCGCCCTCATCCCCGCCCGCGTGGCCATCCGCACCTCGGTCCTCCAGGCCCTCGCCGGACGCCGACCCGTCGGTCCGTACCCCCGACGGGTGGTGGTGTGGGGCGCCACGGCCTGCGTCGGCGGGCTGGCCCTGCTCGCCGTGGCCACGGCCGGCGCCGTCCGCGACGGCAGGGCCGGCGGCGACGCCACCTGGCTCTTCGTCCTCACCGGCATCGCCGGGGCGCTCGGGGTGATCCTCGGCACCTGCGCCATGGCACCGGCGCTCATCGCCCGCCTCGAGCCGCTGGCCGGGCGGCTCACGGGAACGTCACGGCTGGCCGCGCGCAGCGTGGCCCGGCAGCGGACCCGCACCGGTGCCGTGGTCGCAGCCGTCGCCTGCGTGTCCGCCGGCGCGGTGGCCGCGTCGACCGTGTGGTTCACCGCCGTGCAGGAGGAGGCGAGCAACTTCTGGTCCCTCCCCGAGGAGCTCGTCAGCGTGACCTCCTACGACAGCCGGACCGGTCGCGACCTCGGCCGTCCGACCGCCGAGTCGATCGCCGAGCTGCTCGCCGTGCTCCCCGACGCCGAGGTCGTGCCCACCCGGGCGGCCCGCGTCCCCTCGGACGTCGGGGCGCAGACCTCTGCGACCGATGACGGCGCGACGCGGATGGTGAGCGGACCGCTCCTCGTCGCCGACGCTGCCACGCTCGAGGCGCTCGACCTGGACCCGGCCGTCCACGACGCCCTCCGGGAGCGCGGCGCGGTCATCGGCGAGTGGATGGACGCGTTCGTCGAACCCATGGGCACCCTGCCCGTCGTCCCGGGCGACCCCGTCCTCGTCGACGACCAGGGGCGCCCGACAGGGCTGCGACTCGACGCGGCGGTCGTCGACGTCCGGCTCCTGCCGCAGGACCTCATCACCGAGGAGCTCGCCACCGAGCTCGGCCTCTCCATCGAGCCCGCGGGCACGTACCTCCGCTCGCCGGCCCCGCTCACACAGGCCCAGCGCGATGCTCTGCGCGACATCCAGGAGGACGGGTGGATCGTGCAGGGTGGGCCCGTCGTGTCGCTCTCGTTCGACGACCCGCCCTGGACCCCGTCCACGGCCCTCGTCACCACCGCCATCCTCGCCGTCGCCACGGCCGTGGCCCTCGGTGTCGTCGGCCTCGGCCTCGCCCTCTCGGCCGCCGAGACGAAGGACGAGCGCGACGTGCTGGCGGTGATCGGCGCCCGTCCGTCGACGCTGCGGCGGCTCGCGGCGACCAAGGCGCTCGTCCTCGCCGCCACCGGCACCGTGATCGGCGTCCCGCTCGGCTTCGTCCCCACCTGGGTCGTGTCGGCAGCGGCCGACGCCGGCTCCTACGACCCGACGACGGTCGTGTTCCCGTGGATCCAGGTCCTCCTCCTCGTCGTCGCCGTGCCGCTCGTGGCCACCGCCGCGACGCACCTCGCCAGCGCCGTCAGCCTGCGCGCCCGTCCCGTGCAGGCGTCGACGATGGCCTTCGACTGA
- a CDS encoding ABC transporter ATP-binding protein, translating into MTPRPIVTFDGVTKVFGRGSTETRALDSVSLSIDPGELVAVMGPSGCGKSTLLHVAGGLEAPTSGQVVTCGRNLGDASVAELSSLRRNDVGFVFQRLNLIPSLTAVENVMLPLELDGMNRRQARMQSVAALEEVGLSGHLDRYPDDFSGGQQQRIAIARAITGTRKVLFADEPTGALDTLAADSVIDLLSSLARDRGTAILLVTHEPRFTAWADRVVYLRDGSVVDEAVMRSYASAADLASGDHDTVSPA; encoded by the coding sequence ATGACCCCCCGCCCCATCGTCACCTTCGACGGTGTCACCAAGGTCTTCGGCCGCGGCAGCACCGAGACCCGAGCCCTCGACAGCGTGTCGCTGTCGATCGACCCGGGGGAGCTGGTCGCCGTCATGGGCCCCTCGGGCTGCGGCAAGTCGACCCTCCTCCACGTCGCCGGCGGACTGGAGGCGCCGACCTCCGGCCAGGTGGTCACCTGCGGCCGGAACCTGGGGGACGCATCGGTGGCCGAGCTGTCCTCGCTGCGCCGCAACGACGTCGGCTTCGTCTTCCAGCGGCTCAACCTCATCCCGTCGCTGACGGCGGTCGAGAACGTGATGCTGCCGCTCGAGCTCGACGGGATGAACCGCCGCCAGGCCCGGATGCAGTCGGTCGCCGCGCTGGAGGAGGTCGGCCTGTCCGGTCACCTCGATCGGTACCCGGACGACTTCTCGGGCGGCCAGCAGCAGCGCATCGCGATCGCCCGGGCGATCACCGGCACCCGCAAGGTCCTCTTCGCCGACGAGCCGACCGGCGCGCTCGACACGCTCGCCGCCGACTCGGTGATCGACCTGCTCTCGTCGCTCGCCCGGGACCGGGGCACCGCGATCCTGCTCGTCACCCACGAGCCGCGGTTCACGGCGTGGGCGGACCGGGTCGTCTACCTGCGTGACGGCTCGGTCGTCGACGAAGCCGTCATGCGGTCCTACGCCTCGGCCGCCGACCTCGCGTCCGGCGATCACGACACCGTGAGCCCGGCGTGA
- a CDS encoding PadR family transcriptional regulator, which produces MSVREGLLSLLEEGPSYGFQLKTRFEAATGGTWPLNVGQVYTTLDRLERDGLVTMDESDGQKLYRLTDAGRDELQTWWEEVPGDDPPPRDVLLIKLLLALPFGRDHALDVLSRQRTALVQVLQARRRAAAESASDPAHAFAAGLVADAVMMRTEADLRWLDRCEARIAAATAAELLGTPPDAGPGTDPHPSADPSAPRSTSRRTRAARTRRNRT; this is translated from the coding sequence GTGAGCGTGCGTGAAGGGCTGCTGTCCCTCCTCGAGGAGGGACCGAGCTACGGGTTCCAGCTGAAGACGCGGTTCGAGGCCGCCACCGGCGGCACCTGGCCGCTCAACGTCGGTCAGGTGTACACGACCCTCGACCGCCTCGAGCGCGACGGCCTCGTCACGATGGACGAGTCGGATGGCCAGAAGCTCTACCGGCTGACCGACGCCGGACGCGACGAGCTGCAGACCTGGTGGGAGGAGGTGCCCGGCGACGATCCCCCGCCGCGCGACGTCCTGCTCATCAAGCTCCTCCTCGCCCTGCCCTTCGGGCGCGACCACGCCCTCGACGTGCTCTCCCGGCAGCGCACCGCCCTGGTGCAGGTGCTCCAGGCCCGCCGTCGGGCTGCCGCCGAGAGTGCGTCGGACCCCGCACACGCCTTCGCCGCCGGCCTCGTCGCCGATGCCGTGATGATGCGCACCGAGGCCGACCTCCGCTGGCTCGACCGCTGCGAGGCCCGGATCGCCGCCGCGACCGCGGCCGAGCTCCTCGGCACGCCGCCCGACGCCGGCCCCGGCACCGACCCCCACCCCTCGGCCGACCCGTCGGCCCCTCGATCCACGTCACGGCGGACGCGTGCCGCACGAACCCGGAGGAACCGGACATGA
- a CDS encoding alpha/beta hydrolase translates to MPVDPQTQAILDLVNAAAAEPVERTPATSREAYRGLAATLPPGPDVAAEDRTIPGPAGEVPVRVYRPEGDGPFPALVFLHGGGWTIGDLETHDHPARTLCAEAGVVVVSVDYRLAPEHPFPAAFDDAWAALRWVADHGADIGVDPTRLAVGGDSAGGNLAAVLALRAREEGGPALRFQLLVYPAVDMRRGTEEHYPSLRENAEGYLLTFDTMQWFGDNYLGDDLDRTDWRVSPLLAADHSGLPPALVITAEFDPLRDEGAAYVEALHDAGVPVTHTLYEGTIHTMYQLAPFIPAGAEALSESAEALRAALFDA, encoded by the coding sequence ATGCCCGTCGATCCGCAGACCCAGGCGATCCTCGACCTGGTGAACGCCGCCGCCGCCGAACCGGTCGAGCGCACGCCGGCGACCAGCCGCGAGGCCTACCGCGGCCTGGCGGCGACGCTGCCGCCGGGGCCCGACGTCGCCGCCGAGGACCGCACGATCCCCGGCCCGGCCGGCGAGGTCCCGGTCCGGGTCTACCGGCCCGAGGGCGACGGGCCCTTCCCCGCGCTGGTCTTCCTGCACGGCGGCGGGTGGACGATCGGCGACCTCGAGACCCACGACCACCCCGCCCGCACGCTCTGCGCCGAGGCGGGCGTGGTCGTCGTGTCGGTCGACTACCGGCTGGCGCCCGAGCACCCGTTCCCTGCGGCGTTCGACGACGCCTGGGCGGCGCTGCGGTGGGTGGCCGACCACGGCGCGGACATCGGCGTCGATCCGACCCGCCTCGCCGTCGGGGGCGACAGCGCCGGCGGCAACCTCGCGGCCGTCCTCGCCCTGCGTGCCCGGGAGGAGGGCGGTCCGGCGCTGCGGTTCCAGCTGCTCGTCTACCCGGCGGTCGACATGCGGCGGGGCACCGAGGAGCACTACCCGTCGCTGCGCGAGAACGCCGAGGGCTACCTGCTCACCTTCGACACCATGCAGTGGTTCGGCGACAACTACCTCGGCGACGACCTCGACAGGACCGATTGGCGGGTGTCGCCGCTCCTGGCCGCCGACCACAGCGGGCTGCCGCCGGCGCTCGTCATCACGGCCGAGTTCGACCCGCTGCGCGACGAGGGAGCGGCCTACGTCGAGGCGCTGCACGACGCCGGCGTCCCGGTGACCCACACGCTCTACGAGGGCACGATCCACACCATGTACCAGCTCGCCCCGTTCATCCCCGCGGGTGCCGAGGCGCTCTCGGAGTCGGCCGAGGCGCTGCGCGCCGCCCTGTTCGACGCGTGA
- a CDS encoding DUF4097 family beta strand repeat-containing protein: protein MGDTATQAERGATTRPELALPRPLWSLRRMALIVGLPLLVVLAVFVFSLLDRRELSTTTVAGPIDRVVVQVARGDVELVPAQPGTTDVSVESISRWRFMRPTAEVVQAERERDVVRIDAGCPRVVLVVGVCAVDFLIEVPPGVQVFVRTDDGEVVAEGLDGWARFVTSGGGVSATGLRSDEMLVESHGGAVDLDFASAPSRVDVTSDGGAVSLTVPDAEPYDVRTAGSSGELDIGIEDVGDAERVLRVRGGDVTIRPT from the coding sequence ATGGGCGACACGGCGACGCAGGCGGAGCGGGGGGCCACCACGCGCCCCGAGCTCGCCCTCCCTCGTCCGCTGTGGTCCCTCCGGCGGATGGCGCTGATCGTCGGGCTGCCCCTCCTCGTCGTGCTCGCCGTCTTCGTGTTCAGCCTCCTCGACCGCCGTGAGCTGTCGACGACCACCGTCGCTGGTCCCATCGACCGCGTCGTGGTGCAGGTCGCACGCGGTGACGTGGAGCTCGTGCCCGCCCAGCCGGGCACCACCGACGTCTCGGTCGAGTCGATCTCGCGGTGGCGGTTCATGCGTCCGACCGCGGAGGTGGTGCAGGCCGAGCGCGAGCGCGACGTCGTGCGCATCGACGCCGGGTGCCCGCGCGTCGTGCTCGTGGTGGGCGTCTGCGCCGTCGACTTCCTCATCGAGGTGCCGCCCGGGGTGCAGGTCTTCGTCCGCACCGACGACGGCGAGGTCGTGGCCGAGGGCCTCGACGGCTGGGCTCGGTTCGTCACGTCCGGCGGAGGGGTGAGCGCGACGGGGCTGCGCAGCGACGAGATGCTCGTCGAGTCCCACGGCGGCGCGGTCGACCTGGACTTCGCGTCCGCCCCCAGCCGCGTCGACGTGACGAGCGACGGGGGCGCCGTGTCGCTGACGGTCCCCGACGCCGAGCCCTACGACGTCCGCACCGCAGGGTCGTCGGGCGAGCTCGACATCGGCATCGAGGACGTGGGCGACGCCGAGCGGGTGCTCCGCGTCCGCGGCGGGGACGTCACGATCCGTCCGACCTGA
- a CDS encoding M20 metallopeptidase family protein, with amino-acid sequence MTLLDPSLAEDARSLLPDVVDLRRRIHRRPEIGLDLPVTQSAILEALDGLPLEVTTGTALSSVTATLVGARPGRRVLLRGDMDALVMPEDTGVDFASENPGAMHACGHDAHVAMLVGAARMLCARRDELEGSVRFMFQPGEEGSGGAVHMIDEGVLDGVDAAFAIHVTPNLPSGWVATRPGPLMASADEVFVTVRGHGGHASTPHFTADPVPVACEIVGAVQTAITRRVDVFNPAVVTIAQIQAGTTTNVIPETASLSGTIRTTSERTRSRVHEDLERLATGIAAAHGMEADVRIERGYPVTVNDADAAQLVLDVAPTVVAEGARVVEAPAPTMGAEDWSYVLQQVPGAMAFLGVCPPDIADPREAPACHSNRMRLDEPAMATGTALHAAMALRMLEG; translated from the coding sequence ATGACCCTGCTCGATCCGTCGCTCGCCGAGGACGCCCGTTCGCTCCTCCCCGACGTCGTCGACCTCCGGCGCCGCATCCACCGCCGTCCCGAGATCGGCCTCGACCTCCCGGTGACCCAGTCGGCGATCCTCGAGGCGCTCGACGGCTTGCCGCTCGAGGTCACGACCGGCACCGCCCTCTCGTCGGTCACCGCCACCCTCGTCGGGGCACGGCCGGGCCGACGGGTCCTGCTCCGCGGCGACATGGACGCCCTCGTGATGCCCGAGGACACCGGCGTCGACTTCGCCAGCGAGAACCCCGGCGCCATGCACGCCTGCGGCCACGACGCCCACGTCGCGATGCTCGTCGGGGCGGCCCGGATGCTCTGCGCCCGGCGCGACGAGCTCGAGGGGTCGGTGCGCTTCATGTTCCAGCCGGGCGAGGAGGGTTCCGGGGGCGCGGTCCACATGATCGACGAGGGGGTGCTCGACGGGGTCGACGCCGCCTTCGCCATCCACGTCACCCCCAACCTGCCCTCGGGGTGGGTCGCCACCCGCCCCGGTCCGCTCATGGCGTCGGCCGACGAGGTGTTCGTCACCGTCCGAGGGCACGGCGGCCACGCGTCGACGCCCCACTTCACGGCCGACCCCGTCCCGGTCGCCTGCGAGATCGTCGGCGCGGTGCAGACCGCGATCACCCGGCGGGTCGACGTCTTCAACCCCGCCGTCGTCACCATCGCCCAGATCCAGGCCGGCACGACCACCAACGTCATCCCCGAGACGGCATCGCTGTCGGGCACCATCCGCACCACCTCGGAGCGCACGCGCTCGCGCGTCCACGAGGACCTGGAGCGCCTCGCCACCGGCATCGCCGCTGCGCACGGGATGGAGGCCGACGTCCGCATCGAGCGCGGCTACCCGGTGACGGTGAACGACGCCGACGCCGCGCAGCTGGTGCTCGACGTGGCCCCGACCGTGGTGGCCGAGGGCGCGCGGGTCGTCGAGGCGCCGGCCCCGACGATGGGCGCCGAGGACTGGAGCTACGTGCTCCAGCAGGTGCCGGGGGCCATGGCCTTCCTCGGCGTGTGCCCGCCCGACATCGCCGATCCGCGCGAGGCGCCGGCCTGCCACTCGAACCGCATGCGGCTGGACGAGCCGGCCATGGCGACCGGCACGGCGCTGCACGCAGCGATGGCGCTGCGGATGCTCGAAGGGTGA
- a CDS encoding NHL repeat-containing protein, whose translation MTPRTGRLLGAAMVLLAAVGGVALFVTRDDGGDPAPPPPDDAAPVVTTTTAPPVVGAIDLGSGVTLDPIGEVPGATALSIVDGEVRATDASSGARYVVATGGGAAEVEGPLTFGSQSRLDRSEPTPDGADRWVAEATQLHRIDDEGEILDSVTLEVPGAVSAIDDQAVWLTVSGVPAAHTGGGPGAQSVLQRVDRETLEVVARPLEDPTNFRFALGDGVVWVTVGRTLYRLDPITLEPTGEVELDEAASALLVGADGEVLVVVGGEEPALVRVGPGDLAEIGRVALGPGSVGDAVVVGDRLGRDGEVWITRPSDDAVLRVEPASGAVEEVAVVAPLRVDVDERGDVWLLSGAAGGTLLRAASPTG comes from the coding sequence GTGACGCCCCGCACCGGACGCCTGCTCGGCGCGGCGATGGTCCTGCTCGCGGCGGTCGGCGGCGTCGCCCTCTTCGTCACCCGCGACGACGGGGGTGACCCGGCTCCGCCGCCGCCGGACGACGCCGCACCGGTGGTGACGACCACGACGGCACCTCCGGTGGTCGGCGCGATCGACCTGGGCAGCGGCGTCACGCTCGACCCGATCGGCGAGGTCCCCGGTGCCACCGCGCTCTCGATCGTCGACGGCGAGGTGCGGGCGACCGACGCGTCGTCGGGTGCCCGCTACGTGGTCGCGACGGGTGGCGGCGCCGCCGAGGTGGAGGGGCCGCTCACGTTCGGTTCGCAGAGCCGACTCGACCGCTCCGAACCGACCCCCGACGGTGCCGACCGGTGGGTGGCCGAGGCGACCCAGCTCCACCGCATCGACGACGAGGGCGAGATCCTCGACTCGGTCACCCTCGAGGTCCCCGGGGCGGTCAGCGCGATCGACGACCAGGCGGTGTGGCTCACCGTCAGCGGGGTGCCGGCCGCACACACCGGCGGGGGCCCCGGGGCCCAGAGCGTGCTCCAGCGGGTCGATCGCGAGACCCTCGAGGTGGTCGCCCGCCCGCTCGAGGACCCGACCAACTTCCGGTTCGCGCTCGGCGACGGGGTGGTGTGGGTCACGGTCGGCCGCACGCTGTACCGGCTCGATCCGATCACCCTCGAACCGACCGGAGAGGTCGAGCTGGACGAGGCTGCGAGCGCTCTGCTCGTCGGAGCCGACGGCGAGGTGCTCGTCGTGGTCGGCGGCGAGGAACCGGCGCTCGTGCGCGTGGGGCCCGGCGACCTGGCGGAGATCGGCCGGGTGGCGCTCGGACCGGGGTCGGTCGGAGATGCGGTGGTCGTGGGCGATCGGCTGGGACGGGACGGCGAGGTCTGGATCACCCGGCCGTCCGACGACGCGGTGCTGCGGGTCGAACCTGCGAGCGGCGCGGTCGAGGAGGTGGCGGTCGTGGCGCCGTTGCGGGTCGACGTGGACGAGCGCGGGGACGTCTGGCTGCTCAGCGGAGCGGCCGGGGGCACGCTGCTGCGTGCCGCGTCGCCGACCGGCTGA
- a CDS encoding septum formation family protein: protein MSDSSQGPGWWRASDGRWYPPEAEPGPRRASRPGPSGDDGGRRPPGVPVPPPTDPKVQQPFTIRRVEPLELDREPPRRARRREHELDEPTRRVPWGWIGVALLVVAFGGVGTWLAATAQRDGEPTTSPTTATTVPDETSSSTTSTTEATSTTTAVSVFDLAVGDCFGASPEDGEEDDELVLTRVEIVDCDEPHLAEVIAVTRFRDDAGEPFPGAAARDADAQTLCQPTFEEYVGVPLSGSELGLVWLAPTEETWVDDDDREVTCAAQSIDGEPLVGSVRGSGR, encoded by the coding sequence ATGAGCGACAGCTCGCAGGGGCCCGGCTGGTGGCGGGCGTCCGACGGTCGGTGGTACCCGCCCGAGGCCGAACCGGGCCCCCGGCGCGCGTCCCGGCCCGGTCCGTCCGGCGACGACGGCGGACGACGACCGCCCGGCGTGCCCGTGCCGCCGCCCACCGATCCCAAGGTCCAACAGCCCTTCACGATCCGGCGGGTCGAGCCGCTCGAGCTCGACCGGGAGCCGCCACGTCGGGCACGCCGGCGCGAGCACGAGCTGGACGAGCCGACGCGACGGGTGCCCTGGGGGTGGATCGGCGTGGCCCTGCTGGTCGTCGCGTTCGGTGGCGTCGGCACCTGGCTGGCGGCGACGGCCCAGCGCGACGGCGAGCCGACGACCTCCCCCACGACGGCCACGACCGTCCCCGACGAGACGAGCTCCTCCACCACCTCCACGACGGAGGCGACCTCGACCACCACCGCGGTGTCGGTCTTCGACCTCGCGGTCGGCGACTGCTTCGGTGCCTCCCCCGAGGACGGCGAGGAGGACGACGAGCTGGTCCTCACCCGCGTCGAGATCGTCGACTGCGACGAACCGCACCTGGCCGAGGTCATCGCGGTCACGCGCTTCCGGGACGACGCGGGGGAGCCGTTCCCCGGCGCCGCGGCGCGGGACGCCGACGCGCAGACGCTCTGCCAGCCGACCTTCGAGGAGTACGTCGGCGTCCCCCTGAGCGGCTCCGAGCTCGGACTCGTCTGGCTGGCGCCCACCGAGGAGACGTGGGTGGACGACGACGACCGCGAGGTCACCTGCGCGGCCCAGTCGATCGACGGCGAGCCCCTCGTCGGCTCGGTCCGAGGTTCGGGCCGCTGA
- a CDS encoding ABC transporter permease, translating to MRDLRTWQHIRLVARREVTTRGGSKSFLISTALTVAGVVAMVVVPAVFFSDSPTEWELGVVGPVPEGFEETLQLAVAAQDAEVTVVHLPDDADAEAATADDELDAVLVGGEELVADEEPPDGLVASVGLAVSQTRLMEQLAAAGLDPEQAAAAVDITPVEVRTSEDGGDDDTSGAMAFIGVVVLFIAINSYGAWVLTGVLEEKSSRVVELIVAAMPARALLAGKVLGIGLLGIGQLLLVGAAGVTAALLVDVADVPSAVLPSLGWLVLWFVLGFSFYAVGYATAGSLVSRQEDAQSASSPLVYVVLAAYFVTLGVIAPNPESTASRILSQLPPVAPMAMPARITQGEAAPWEVALSIVLMLLAIWGMVRLAGRIYESSLLRSGARIKLLAAIRDSREARRTAHQAG from the coding sequence GTGAGGGACCTGCGCACCTGGCAGCACATCCGCCTCGTCGCCCGGCGCGAGGTCACCACCCGCGGCGGCTCGAAGAGCTTCCTCATCTCGACCGCGCTCACGGTCGCCGGCGTCGTGGCCATGGTCGTCGTCCCGGCCGTGTTCTTCTCCGACTCTCCGACCGAGTGGGAGCTCGGCGTCGTCGGACCGGTGCCGGAGGGCTTCGAGGAGACGCTCCAGCTCGCCGTGGCCGCGCAGGACGCCGAGGTCACGGTCGTCCACCTGCCCGACGACGCCGACGCCGAGGCGGCGACGGCGGACGACGAGCTCGACGCGGTCCTCGTCGGTGGCGAGGAGCTCGTGGCCGACGAGGAACCCCCCGACGGTCTGGTGGCGTCGGTCGGACTGGCCGTGAGCCAGACGCGGCTGATGGAGCAGCTCGCCGCTGCGGGCCTCGACCCCGAGCAGGCCGCCGCCGCGGTCGACATCACGCCGGTCGAGGTGCGCACCAGCGAGGACGGCGGCGACGACGACACCTCCGGCGCGATGGCGTTCATCGGCGTCGTCGTCCTGTTCATCGCCATCAACAGCTACGGGGCGTGGGTGCTCACCGGCGTGCTGGAGGAGAAGTCGTCCCGCGTCGTCGAGCTGATCGTCGCTGCGATGCCGGCCCGGGCCCTGCTGGCCGGCAAGGTGCTCGGCATCGGTCTGCTCGGCATCGGGCAGCTGCTCCTCGTCGGCGCCGCGGGCGTGACCGCCGCGCTGCTCGTCGACGTCGCCGACGTGCCCTCCGCGGTGCTGCCCTCGCTCGGCTGGCTCGTGCTCTGGTTCGTCCTCGGCTTCAGCTTCTACGCCGTGGGCTACGCCACCGCCGGGTCGCTCGTGAGCCGCCAGGAGGACGCGCAGAGCGCGTCGAGCCCCCTCGTCTACGTCGTCCTCGCCGCGTACTTCGTGACGCTCGGGGTCATCGCCCCGAACCCGGAGTCCACAGCCTCGCGGATCCTCTCCCAGCTGCCCCCGGTCGCGCCGATGGCGATGCCGGCTCGCATCACCCAGGGCGAGGCCGCGCCGTGGGAGGTCGCCCTCTCGATCGTGCTCATGCTGCTGGCCATCTGGGGCATGGTGCGCCTCGCCGGTCGCATCTACGAGAGCTCGCTGCTGCGCAGCGGCGCACGCATCAAGCTCCTCGCCGCCATCCGCGACTCGCGGGAGGCGCGCCGCACCGCGCACCAGGCGGGATGA